Proteins found in one Lachancea thermotolerans CBS 6340 chromosome C complete sequence genomic segment:
- the YPQ1 gene encoding cationic amino acid transporter (similar to uniprot|Q12010 YOL092W Saccharomyces cerevisiae Hypothetical ORF), protein MVPIVLNSQTVSGITGSISIACWIIVFVPQIYENFYRNSAEGLSLLFVVLWLLGDIFNLLGAVLQGLLPTMIILAAYYTLADIVLLGQCLFYGNEEKVDPVHLSPANPINERVLEDVFNEHQPLLHDHKQKQQRAEVAVGSSSVSAQTTQEVGPRAENDETPSTKNYIANAVLVTSVFLGGFLSWYLSYIRDPNPIGAEPDLHMNWMAQFFGYLSAVLYLGSRVPQILLNFQRKSCEGISFLFFLFACLGNTTFIISVLSISMEPRYLLVNASWLIGSIGTLFMDFVIFMQFFIYENPSDTRETGVAV, encoded by the coding sequence ATGGTGCCGATAGTACTAAATTCCCAGACGGTTAGCGGGATCACCGGTTCCATCTCTATTGCATGCTGGATCATTGTATTTGTGCCACAGATTTATGAAAACTTCTACAGAAACTCCGCTGAAGGCCTGTCGCTTCTATTCGTCGTGTTGTGGCTGCTGGGTGATATCTTCAACCTTCTCGGCGCTGTGCTGCAGGGTTTGCTGCCCACTATGATCATCCTGGCAGCTTACTATACCCTCGCTGATATCGTGCTGCTCGGGCAGTGTCTGTTCTACGGGAACGAAGAGAAGGTGGACCCCGTCCACCTGTCGCCTGCCAACCCTATCAACGAACGTGTCCTGGAAGATGTGTTCAACGAGCACCAGCCCCTCCTGCACGACCATAAGCAAAAGCAACAACGCGCTGAGGTTGCTGTGGGTTCCTCCAGTGTTTCGGCCCAAACCACCCAGGAGGTCGGTCCAAGAGCTGAGAACGACGAAACCCCATCCACAAAGAACTACATCGCCAATGCGGTCCTTGTGACTAGCGTATTCCTTGGTGGCTTTCTGTCCTGGTATCTATCGTACATCCGCGATCCAAACCCCATCGGTGCGGAGCCTGATCTTCACATGAACTGGATGGCCCAATTTTTCGGTTACTTGAGTGCCGTTCTGTACTTGGGCTCCCGTGTTCCACAGATCTTGCTGAACTTCCAGAGGAAATCATGCGAAGGCATCTCattcttgttcttcctctttGCTTGTCTCGGAAACACCACTTTCATCATTTCAGTGCTGAGCATCTCTATGGAGCCACGCTACCTCCTTGTCAACGCCTCATGGTTGATTGGCAGCATTGGAACTCTGTTCATGGACTTCGTCATTTTCATGCAATTTTTCATTTACGAGAATCCTAGTGACACTAGAGAGACTGGGGTCGCCGTCTAA